A stretch of the Mesorhizobium sp. Pch-S genome encodes the following:
- a CDS encoding FecR domain-containing protein: protein MDMSKAHPGLDAIELAALDWLRKLSSGDATPEDVASLERWRALSPRHETAFVAAKHLWHAAGATGQDLFDPDESFPDRLKALRQRTRERTMTRRAALGGGVAALAAAFAYGVTNPPLGLWPSLAEMRADYRTATGEQRHVTFAGDVAISLNTQTSLAIRPAEGSQDRIELVAGEASFATSARVARSLMVLAGDGRTIAESGRFDVRCTTTGERLSVTVTCFEGAVRIERGADVVDLQPGQRVRYDHDGLSQIAVVNPETASEWHRGIVEFRATPLIEAIEEINRYRPGHVILMSASLGQKPLSGLFRIDQMDDALLALERVFGAKLQHLPGGIVLLS, encoded by the coding sequence ATGGACATGAGCAAGGCACATCCCGGTCTGGACGCGATCGAGCTCGCAGCCCTCGACTGGCTGCGAAAGCTCTCGTCAGGAGATGCGACGCCGGAAGACGTCGCATCGCTGGAGCGCTGGCGTGCGCTAAGCCCCCGGCATGAAACTGCCTTCGTCGCGGCGAAGCATCTGTGGCATGCGGCCGGCGCCACCGGCCAGGATCTGTTCGACCCGGATGAGAGCTTCCCCGACCGGCTGAAAGCGTTGCGACAGCGAACCAGGGAAAGGACAATGACGCGCCGCGCAGCGTTGGGCGGCGGTGTCGCGGCCCTTGCCGCCGCGTTCGCCTACGGCGTCACCAATCCGCCACTCGGACTGTGGCCGTCGCTCGCGGAGATGAGAGCGGATTATCGTACGGCCACGGGCGAGCAGCGCCACGTTACCTTCGCCGGTGACGTGGCTATCAGCCTGAACACGCAGACAAGCCTTGCTATCCGTCCCGCCGAAGGCTCGCAGGACCGCATTGAGTTGGTCGCCGGCGAGGCGTCATTCGCAACATCGGCGCGCGTGGCGCGATCGCTCATGGTCCTGGCTGGCGACGGCAGGACAATTGCCGAATCCGGCCGGTTCGATGTGCGCTGTACGACAACGGGCGAGCGGCTGTCCGTCACCGTGACCTGCTTCGAGGGGGCGGTGAGGATCGAGCGTGGTGCCGATGTGGTGGATCTGCAGCCCGGGCAGCGGGTGCGTTATGATCACGACGGATTGAGCCAGATTGCGGTCGTCAATCCGGAGACCGCCTCGGAGTGGCACCGCGGCATCGTTGAATTCCGCGCGACGCCGCTCATCGAGGCGATAGAGGAAATCAATCGCTACCGGCCCGGCCACGTCATTTTGATGAGCGCGTCGCTTGGCCAAAAGCCGCTCAGCGGCCTTTTTCGCATCGACCAGATGGACGATGCCTTGTTGGCGCTGGAGCGCGTGTTCGGCGCGAAGCTCCAGCATCTGCCGGGCGGAATCGTGTTGCTGAGCTGA
- a CDS encoding RNA polymerase sigma factor — protein MTENALTVMRRMFLDRYDDIKARLTKRLGSVDHASDAMQDTWLRLARAESVGPVKSPDNYLYRIAFNVAHDHRRTERRQRISPIEIDSLLGLADDAPTPEQTVLARSDLRAFKAIVDELPERRREIFMAARMGNMSHQEIADCLGISRQLATKEIGLALQHCLMRMKELRG, from the coding sequence ATGACCGAGAACGCCTTGACCGTCATGCGCCGCATGTTTCTCGATCGCTATGACGACATCAAAGCGCGTCTGACAAAGCGCCTTGGCTCGGTCGATCACGCCAGCGATGCGATGCAGGACACTTGGTTGCGCCTGGCGCGCGCGGAATCGGTTGGCCCCGTCAAGAGCCCGGACAACTATCTCTACCGGATCGCGTTCAACGTGGCCCACGATCATCGCCGGACGGAGCGACGACAACGGATATCGCCGATCGAGATCGATAGCCTGCTCGGTCTGGCCGACGATGCGCCGACGCCGGAGCAAACCGTCCTGGCCCGCTCTGACCTCAGGGCGTTCAAGGCGATCGTCGACGAGCTTCCCGAGCGCCGCCGGGAAATCTTCATGGCGGCCCGGATGGGCAACATGTCCCATCAGGAGATTGCGGATTGCCTCGGCATCTCCCGCCAGCTCGCCACCAAGGAGATCGGCTTGGCGCTTCAGCATTGCCTGATGCGGATGAAAGAATTGAGGGGTTGA
- a CDS encoding STN domain-containing protein: MVDPAPAQTKLANEQVELNIPIQPLGAAISRYGNATGRDVLYDANLASGRLSSEVRGVFAPDEALNKLLVGTGLKAELITGKTFVLVPVPASQQARQTSSPEHLRYYGLIQAGITDALCDAQGAHPGRYRFTAKLWIAPDGAVVRSRRIGSTGTPRSDHEIDAALRRVQLNKAPPPGFQQPVIILIVPQGPGVTRGCDRP, from the coding sequence ATGGTCGATCCAGCCCCTGCGCAAACGAAGCTGGCGAACGAGCAGGTCGAACTCAATATTCCGATCCAGCCACTCGGTGCCGCAATCAGCCGCTACGGCAATGCCACCGGACGCGACGTGCTCTACGACGCGAACCTTGCATCCGGCCGTCTCTCCAGCGAGGTTCGAGGCGTATTTGCGCCGGACGAGGCGCTCAACAAGCTCCTCGTCGGCACCGGCCTCAAGGCCGAACTCATCACCGGGAAGACTTTCGTGCTGGTGCCGGTGCCGGCCAGTCAGCAAGCACGGCAAACATCGTCGCCAGAGCATCTGCGTTACTATGGACTGATCCAGGCCGGCATTACCGATGCTCTTTGCGATGCGCAGGGCGCGCATCCGGGACGCTACCGCTTTACCGCCAAGCTCTGGATCGCGCCGGATGGTGCGGTTGTGAGGTCCCGGCGCATCGGCTCCACCGGCACGCCTCGGAGTGATCATGAGATCGATGCGGCCTTGCGCCGTGTACAGCTCAACAAGGCCCCGCCGCCCGGTTTCCAGCAGCCGGTCATCATCCTGATCGTACCGCAAGGGCCGGGTGTCACGCGGGGGTGTGATCGGCCATGA